CTCCCGCCTCCCGGTCGATGCATCAGTGCGCGCCGCTACACGTTGAACTTCGCGCGCGCCTCCTCCGTCACCGGCGTGAACAGGTTGACCAGGTTTCCATCCGGGTCTCGAAAAAGCAGGGCACGGTTACCCCACGGCATCGTCGTCGGCTCGGTCACGATCTCGCCGACGCTCCCTCTGAGTCGCTCATATTCGGCGTCCACGTCCTCGACGATGAACTCCAGGATCGCGCTCCGGTTGGCCGCCGCCTCGGCAGAACCGGCCCCGAACAGCGGTACGGTCTTGTCACTTCCGATGGCCAGCGTCCCGGCCGATGTCGGAATCTCGGCGAACAGTTCGTTGCCCCAGACCGGGGCCGTTTCGGTGACCATCTCGTAGAAAGCAACGAGCCGATTGACGTCTGCGGTGATGATGCGGGTCGAAACGAACTTCATGGGGCGTCCTTGGATACTCGGGTGGCGCGGCCTGCGGACAGCGTCTTCGAACGGGAACGCTAGCCACCTCCTCCGACAGCCGGCCGTTTGAACGGTCGGCTCAAGGCCGCCGCCGATCAACGCGTGAACAGGGACAGTTCGTTGCCCCGCGCCGGCTCGAAAGGGAGTGTGAGCGAGACATATCCGTTGCGTGGGTCGCGGACGTAGTCGAGATAGTTCGGCGTGCCGTTTTCGGCGAGTATCAGCGCGTTGGGCTGTAGGTGCGGTTCCAACAGCCGCAGCACCGGCAGGTACAGACTGAACGCACCGTCGAGGTGGACCAGGTCGACGGGGCCGCCCACGCCCTCGCGCAGTGTGTCGAGGGCATCGCCGACGCGAATTTCGACGAGGTCGGCTACCCGCGCAGCGACCAGATGTTCCAGCGCTCGGGCCGCCTTGGCGGGTTCTAGTTCCGTGCCGACGACCGTGCCGCTTCCGTTGTCGCGAAGGGCGCAGGCCAGGTGGATCGTAGAAATGCCGAAGGAGGTTCCGAACTCGACGACGCGGGAGGCGTTTCGGGTACGCGCACAGATATAGAGCAGGCGCCCGAATTCCGGTGAGACGCTGAGGAAGTTACCTACTGCTTGGCGG
The DNA window shown above is from Mycobacterium sp. Aquia_216 and carries:
- a CDS encoding O-methyltransferase, coding for MDSLTTSPVADVLDRLFREAEIADRPFIADLLANAEPGVDPLVSVLEAEAQDYKDLYRQAVGNFLSVSPEFGRLLYICARTRNASRVVEFGTSFGISTIHLACALRDNGSGTVVGTELEPAKAARALEHLVAARVADLVEIRVGDALDTLREGVGGPVDLVHLDGAFSLYLPVLRLLEPHLQPNALILAENGTPNYLDYVRDPRNGYVSLTLPFEPARGNELSLFTR
- a CDS encoding VOC family protein, whose protein sequence is MKFVSTRIITADVNRLVAFYEMVTETAPVWGNELFAEIPTSAGTLAIGSDKTVPLFGAGSAEAAANRSAILEFIVEDVDAEYERLRGSVGEIVTEPTTMPWGNRALLFRDPDGNLVNLFTPVTEEARAKFNV